A region of Carassius auratus strain Wakin chromosome 41, ASM336829v1, whole genome shotgun sequence DNA encodes the following proteins:
- the LOC113059870 gene encoding zinc-binding protein A33-like: MADNSDEDITDRQSLLEKDLTCPVCKDIFRDPVLLSCSHSFCQECLEGSWKNQPKRQCPLCRKCCDGETPIPNRALNDTCVSYKKERNLRGHGTGDDEVICGLHQRIFQLFCIKDEEPVCVECVTLHPGHDLATIEQGVPFCKDELNMKIKILESKQDSFKRMKKRYKDTVSFIESQTKDAENQIKEEFERLHQVLCDEETSRIKALHREENEKKEILNEKIENISRDITALAKLIQSVKREMGDEDLTFLQNFQSLKRRTQWTGEEPKRVQGALINMALHVGALGYKVWESMLSHVTCLPVILDPNTVSPWLSISPDFSSVQQSPERQTFPDNPERFDPCVFVLGSEGFSSGRHRWEVRVADHPKWILGVCKESVVRKRKFTVTTTAGVWTIGLSKGVYSALTTPRTELTLERRPETVRVKVNMEKGEVSFWDTSNNKHLCTYNDKFTGKLFPIFGPGLQSTPITILPAKVTIHKQ; this comes from the exons ATGGCAGACAACAGTGACGAAGATATCACAGACAGACAGTCTCTTCTAGAGAAAGACTTGACGTGTCCTGTGTGCAAAGACATTTTTAGGGACCCCGTGTTGCTCTCGTGTAGCCACAGTTTCTGTCAAGAATGTCTGGAGGGCAGCTGGAAGAACCAGCCGAAACGGCAGTGCCCGTTGTGCAGAAAGTGCTGCGACGGGGAGACACCGATCCCTAACCGCGCATTAAATGACACCTGCGTCTCCTATAAAAAGGAGAGGAACCTGAGAGGACACGGTACTGGTGACGATGAGGTCATCTGTGGTTTGCATCAGCGTATCTTCCAACTCTTCTGCATTAAAGACGAGGAGCCCGTGTGCGTCGAGTGCGTGACTCTTCATCCGGGGCACGACCTGGCGACCATAGAGCAAGGAGTGCCTTTCTGCAAG GATGAGCTTAACATGAAAATCAAAATACTGGAAAGTAAGCAGGATTCCTTCAAAAGGatgaaaaaaagatataaagaTACAGTTTCCTTTATTGAG AGCCAGACTAAGGATGCTGAGAATCAAATCAAAGAGGAGTTTGAAAGACTCCATCAGGTCCTATGTGATGAGGAGACATCTAGAATAAAGGCTTTGCATAGAGAAGAAAATGAGAAGAAGGAAATATTGAATGAGAAGATTGAAAACATCAGTCGCGATATCACTGCTCTTGCTAAATTGATTCAGTCAGTGAAGAGGGAAATGGGAGACGAAGATTTGACTTTTcttcag AATTTCCAGAGCCTAAAAAGACG AACCCAGTGGACTGGTGAGGAACCAAAGAGGGTTCAAGGAGCTCTCATCAACATGGCCTTGCATGTAGGCGCTTTAGGTTACAAAGTCTGGGAAAGCATGCTGTCTCATGTCACATGTT TGCCTGTAATCCTGGATCCCAACACAGTCTCGCCCTGGCTCTCCATATCTCCTGATTTTTCCAGTGTGCAACAGAGTCCGGAAAGACAAACTTTCCCAGACAACCCTGAGAGGTTTGATCCCTGTGTTTTTGTCCTTGGCTCAGAGGGTTTCTCCTCGGGACGCCACCGTTGGGAGGTCCGTGTGGCTGACCACCCCAAATGGATCTTGGGAGTATGCAAGGAGTCAGTGGTTCGGAAGAGGAAGTTCACAGTAACAACAACAGCCGGAGTGTGGACCATCGGTCTGAGTAAAGGAGTCTACAGTGCACTGACCACTCCACGCACTGAGCTGACTCTAGAGAGAAGACCTGAAACCGTCAGGGTAAAGGTCAATATGGAGAAGGGAGAGGTGTCCTTCTGGGATACAAGTAACAACAAGCACCTATGTACATATAATGATAAGTTCACTGGGAAGCTGTTCCCCATCTTTGGCCCAGGGCTCCAGAGTACACCCATCACTATCTTGCCTGCTAAAGTGACCATacacaaacaataa